The bacterium region CCCCAAGGACGAGAAAGGGGCCGAGCGCGTCCTGCGCGAGATGGAGAAAATTCACGCGGCCATGGACGTCGCCTTCACCTCGGTCACCTACGGGGCGGGGGGCTCCACCCAGGAGGGCACCCTCAAGCTCGTCCTCGAGCTGGCCAGACGCCATCCCGGCCGGGTGGTCGCCCACCTCACCTGCATCGGCGCCACCGAGGCGCGCCTCAGCGAACTCCTGCAGACCTACCAGGCGAACGGGATGCAGGACATCCTCGCCCTGCGCGGGGACATCCCCGAGGGGATGAACAAGGAGGAGGCCGCGGCCGGGGGGTTTCACTACGCGGTCGATCTCGTGCGGTGGCTCCGCCGCAGGGGCGGTCTCGACTCGATCGGGGTGGCCGCCTACCCCGAGGGGCACCCTGAGACCCCCGACAAGGCGAAAGACCTCCACCACTTCGCCGAAAAGGCCGCCGCCGGGGCCGACTACGCCATGACCCAGTTCTTTTTCGAGAACGAAGACTTCGCGCGCTTCCGCGATGCGGCCGCCGCCGCGGGGGTCGCGATTCCCATCGCGCCGGGCATCATCCCGGTCCGCAACCTCGATCAGATCCTCCGCTTCGCCGGCATGTGCGGCGCCAAGGTGCCGGGCCGCGTCATCGGCGCCCTCGATCCCCACCGCGAGGACCCGGAAGCCTTCAAGGAGACATCCGCCGATCTCGCCGCGGCGCAGATCGAAAGCCTCATCGCCCTCGGCGTCCCCCACGTTCACATTTACGCCCTGAACCAGTCCGACATCATCCTCGGCATCGCCGAGCGGATGGGCTGGGGGAGATAGACACAAAAAAAACCCCGGGGGGGCGCCCCGGGCAGCTTAACGCCAAAAAAAAATTCTTCTTCCTTACTCCAGCGGCGCGGGGAGGTTGGTCTCCCCCATGAGGTGCCGATCCACCGCCCGGGCGCAGGAGCGGCCCTCGGCGATGGCCCAGACGATGAGGGACTGGCCGCGCTGCATGTCCCCGCAGGTGAAGACGCCGGGGACGCTGGTCATCCAGTTTCCGTCGCGCTTCACGTTGCCGCGGTCGGTCATCTCGACGCCGAGCTCCTCGAGCATCCCCTTCTTTTCGGGGCCGAGGAAGCCCATGGCCAGGAGGACGAGATCGGCCGGGTACTCCTTGTCGGTGCCGGGCACGTCCAGGAAGCTCATGCGCCCGTTGTCCACCTTCATCTCCACCGTGACGAGGTGGAGCTTCTTCACGTGA contains the following coding sequences:
- a CDS encoding methylenetetrahydrofolate reductase → MTSIAERIASKNLTISIELFPPKDEKGAERVLREMEKIHAAMDVAFTSVTYGAGGSTQEGTLKLVLELARRHPGRVVAHLTCIGATEARLSELLQTYQANGMQDILALRGDIPEGMNKEEAAAGGFHYAVDLVRWLRRRGGLDSIGVAAYPEGHPETPDKAKDLHHFAEKAAAGADYAMTQFFFENEDFARFRDAAAAAGVAIPIAPGIIPVRNLDQILRFAGMCGAKVPGRVIGALDPHREDPEAFKETSADLAAAQIESLIALGVPHVHIYALNQSDIILGIAERMGWGR